A region of the Ranitomeya variabilis isolate aRanVar5 chromosome 5, aRanVar5.hap1, whole genome shotgun sequence genome:
CCCAGAACATCACACTGCCTGTTGGTGTTGACTGCCTGCATATTCCCCTTTCCTTCctcctggccaggagctgtggtatgatcagaccatgttcctgcacggtcagacacggccattacatagGGCACTTAATGAGATTATCTCTGCACaggggcaatttttttttaatatccaattgtggaacttatttttattccaatattTATTAATTCAAACCTATGTTGTgtgtggcacaacccctttaatatattttGGCTGTTCCCGCCATTCCTGTGTACATTGGCGTGGTGTCAGTCATTGGTGCGGATGATCTGGCTCCATCACACGGCGCTgataggagacagaagaggacgccATGTCGTCAGAGACTGTCAGAGTGGCATGGGATCGGTAGGAGAATCTGAGGCCATGACAAGTCACAGACGGATAACCATCACTATGTTGTTTCTTCTGAGTTTAGTTGGACGTCTGTGAAGATGTACGATGAATTTAGCAGCGAGAACTACATTCCCTATATCACGTAAGTGGATAAAGCAATTGATGATGTCCTGACATGTCGGATTACATGTAGTAGAGCTGATACCCCCTCCTGCCCACTGAGCAGCCACTGAGTGTATGGCCTCCGATCAGCCACACATGGAGGAGCACACCATGCCCTCCGCTCTACTGATCATATTATAGAGCCTGTCCTGACCATCGTTATGTCCCGCAGACGATCCCGGACCGTCAGCCGTCTGCTCCCTGAGCCCATCCTTCCTCACTCGCCACTGCTTCACCCGGAGAAGCGCTACGGCCCTGAGTTTTGGGATCGTCTCATGAGACAGCCCAGGTAAGTAGAGGCCACTTCTCCAGCACGAAGCCCTCTTACCCCCATCACTATCCATCTGACGCCTATTTATTTTCTGGGGGCTTTCTCGTATAATAACTTTATTCTTTTACTTTTAGCACCTATAACCCTGGAATCCCGGGATCGGTAAGAAATTCTGCCTTTGTTGCAAGTTTGTGTGGCATCTACTGTTCAGTACTTATGCCCTGGTAGCCGTACTCTGCGGTCAGTGCCGTCTCCACATCTTTATCGTTTATtatgtttgggggtttttttaatacatttttccaAAAATTGACATTTGGTTTGTGTCACCACATTTCCAGATTATGACGTCTTTATTTTTGGTGAATTTTGTTTTATTTAAGCTGTCATTTTTGAGACTTAAGACTTTTTGCTTGGTTTTTTTTTCCAACTTTTGGGGAGGGTAAAGTGAAATAAAAATGTGAAGTTTGGCATATTTATTACAGCATTTATCGTGAAGGATAAATGATGGCATTTTAAAAATTTCTGAATTTTATGGACAcagcaataaaaatgtttttttttttatttctcattttCTTTTTACAAATTGTGAGTAAAGAAGagcaaattcaataaaaaaaaataaatgattatAACTTTTTTTGTGTCCTTCGGGGACTTAAACTTCATTTATTTGTACATTTGCAATACTTTGAGTTGTATGAAGCCCTGTATGTGTATAAATCACTTGTCAGTAAGAGGTTAAGAACAAATGTATGTGGTGAAGATCAACGAGAATAGCAAGAGCCAGGTCAGAAAATTGAGGGATGGTTGCAGCCATAAAGCGCTGGAGCGAAACCCGTTCTCATGGGCATCTCCACAGGAGAGACTGCTGAAAAGTGACCTGTGCAGCACAGAGGATGTGGGATCAGAAGGCCAAGCGGCAGACGCAGCAGAACATTACATGTTCGGAGGAGACTCCCTACATAATGCCGTTTCTGCTGGTGGAGAGGCAGAGGAGGGGAGACGTCACAGCACTGAACAGAGGATTAGGCAGGGGCTACGCGATGTGGTCCCCGTATAGTACTGATAAGTGCAACACTAATATATAACCACTCTTCTCTATGTTCttactgcttttgtttttgttttttcgacCCTTTAAGATGTCTAGTTATGAAACTTGGAGGACAGATGTTAAATGGAACAGCGTGCAACCTCCGCTCCTGGACACTCTGCCGCATCCATCAGAAATGTTCAAGGGGAAGAAAAAGAGGAAGTCTCCGGCTGAGAGGAGCGCCATATCTGTGGAAAACTATATCCAAGAGCTGCGGAAGAAGCAGAGCACCATAGACCAGTCAGTGTAGCTCGGGCATCCACGCACTGTGTACTATGCGGGATAGAACATTCAGGAATTAATACAGTATAAAGGGACTgcagtgcttacctgtccaggtatCTGAACTACTGCAGtcccaggatgcagcagacccatgtgataaagatggcggcaatacaggtgcaaaatagTGATGAGGCaatcactcacaacctaccaactcATGGagaggtgactgcttagtatataaCTACGCAAAAGAGGCTTGTATAGGacgctggtcacacacaggtaatgcacagtgtctggtttacTCGCAAATGTGAGGACCCTTGGCACGGGTTGCGAGCttacatatcttggccaaaatatcaaccaatacctcataaattatttatatatctatattTTATGGTTCAGCCAGGCCCTGTATttttggccttgtaaactagggtgtctgcCCTCATGGGATGCATCTAgacagtgctgggcagcccgcttgatctaatagtatgggcgtccCTAATAGGCTGTATAGCAGACACTGTACactacctgtgtgtgaccagcgtcctatacaagcctcttttgtgcaattATACACTAAGCAGTCACCTCTATcagttggtaggttgtgagtgcttgcctcatcagtattttgcacctgtattgccgTCATCTTTatcacatgggtttgctgcatcctgggaCTGCACTAGTTCAGATGAGTGGACAGGTAAGCACTGCAGTCCCTTTATACTGTAATAATTCGTACATTTTtttgaggatttttagtcctctttttgtagTTTTTCTAGGGATATAATATTTAACATCGGTACATGTATAAGAATAACAGCCAGAGGGTCATGCAGGTCCCCACACTTACCACTTTGTCACAGATGACATCGGAGAGATCACACAAATCCCACTGctgtcaccagtttgtcaggggACGCAACTCCGCTGCCTCGAATCATCATTACACAATTCACTGTttccactactaggccggttattggggaactAACAGTGATGGTATATATAAATAGTAGTATATCCGCGCTAGAAATAATCCCTCTCTTGTTAAGGTGGAACAATAATCCGGGGCACCTCTTGTATGATCTATCGGATATTTCTGGTTCTATATTAAAATTTACCTTATGAGGCTCAGTAAGATCTTCCAACTCCCACTAAGCTTTCAGCAGTTTAGATCTAGTTATAAAACGATATATGCTAAGAGATGGAAGTATATTATAAAGTATCCTTCAATGATACACAAGCACATATACATTAAACAGTGTTAGAAATCATAAACCCACAGAGGAATTTCTTAGGAAAGAGTTTTCGGTGTCACTAGGAGATGTTTACCTCTTGTGACTCAGTTAGCTCCTCCACTCCTCATCTCTTCGATGATTCTCCGTGCAATGGATCCGGATATGGGAACAGGTGTGTTAGCGAGGAGAGTGCGGGTAGTAagcgctgccccggccggcggcagaacTCACCAAAGCCGTCACTCGTTGTCACCAGCGTGGAGTAGATGCGCGCTGTAGAGAATAGCCGCTCGGTTCACTGACAATGCAGgaacttgcgtgacgtcacggtcacggacCAATTCCAACACGTTTCGGAATAGACgtattccttcctcagggatggtccatagGAGGATATCTGCACTTTTATCTACAGTCGCGATCACCTGAGTCCTTCATGTCCTAAAAGCAAACAGCTCGATTTAGCTATTTAAACCCTTTGGCATTAAAGTGTCCAATTCAAATATCATCCTGCTTTCCTCTCTTGACATCTGTTTGATGTAGTTACCTTTTCGCCaacttttattaactatttttaagCCCGTAATGGTGGTTCCTTTTATTAGACCTCCATGTTGGGTCAGAAAATGTTTCGATAATGGATGGCCTTGGAATTTCTTGTTTATATTCCTCAAGTGTTCCTTTATTCTTATATGCAAAGGCCGCTTTGTTCTCCCTATATAGAGTTTATTGCATGGGCATTTTATGGAATAAATAACTCCTTCGGTGTTGCAGGATATGTAGTCTTTAATTGTCCACTCATTTGGCCCGTTTGAGAGTGATAGTTGTTTCTTACAGTTTAGTTGCTTACAGGGTTTACATTTACGGCATGGATAGAATCCTGGACATATACGGTGAGGAGGATGGATCATCAAGGCTTGTGGATTTGGGACTGTAGGAGCTACTTTATTTGCCAGATTGTTGGCCTTTCTATATATGAACACTGGACGTTCCAGTATTTTTTCTCCTATGATTTTATCTTCTTTTAGGATGTCCCAGTGTTTGTTTATTATCTTCTTGAGTAGATGAGTGTTGGCATTAAATTGTGTAATTATAGGAACCACCTCTAGTGTTTTCTGATTCTctcctttttctttattt
Encoded here:
- the INCA1 gene encoding protein INCA1, with the protein product MYDEFSSENYIPYITRSRTVSRLLPEPILPHSPLLHPEKRYGPEFWDRLMRQPSTYNPGIPGSMSSYETWRTDVKWNSVQPPLLDTLPHPSEMFKGKKKRKSPAERSAISVENYIQELRKKQSTIDQLKTTKWGGYNAYEDWNKEDLQSQASGPDPEEDTFFPFLNDDVRGSEPDRPIFSVSPPRSPGGAVFPWLSPQHDTTTPFMDRSFDGWGPAGRFF